Genomic segment of Candidatus Neomarinimicrobiota bacterium:
GATGAAGAAGCGGCCAGTCCGATCTCGACGAATTACCCGCCCGATCTACTGCACAAGCTGAGTTTCTCTAATTCGCGTCATTGGAAGATCGGGATGGTGTATAACCGTCACCTGGGAGAGGAAAACCGCGTTTTTGAAGGGACTGATATCCCGGAAGTTAAAGCCGCTCTCACACTTTCAGATTTTGATTTTGGACCGGTACATCTGGATCGGGTCATATTGGGGAGTTATAATGTGACTTTCGGACAGGGTGTTGTCATGGAGAATACTGATTTTCGGGCACCACGTCGGTCTGGATATGGTTGGCAAAAACGGGTTCCCGGGATATTTACTGATCTATCGCGTTCCCAGGAATATGCTTTTAACGGACTGGGTTTACAGGCCCGTCTTTTTGACAAAATTGTATTTATGGGCTTTGCTTCCAAGAAAGATCGTGATGCGATCCTGAACAAAGATGGTGAATCTTTCAGTTCTCTGATAACCTTATATCCACGTCAGAATATGGGTTTTCTCGATACCCTGGCTCAGCCCATGTTGAATACAGTCAATGAAGTGACCTATGGTGGACATCTACGTTATGAGTTTTTGCCAGGAACCTTCATCGGATTTTCTTCCTACGAGAGTCTGTATGACAAGGAACTACGCCCCGATCCAGTGGGGACAATTATCGATTCCACAGCATCGCATCGCTATTTCACAGGTATTGGTAATGGTGCAGACAGTGAAATTGAAGCCATGTTTGCTTCCTATGCTGAATCGCCGCTGTGGGATGCTGCTCAGGCGCATCGACGGGTCATGGGAGTGGAGTTTAATACCGTCATTCAAAATTTAGCTCTTCAGGGAGAATTGGGAATCTTGGATGTGGATGGGAGCATTACAGATGTAGCCAATGATCCCAAAGCACTTATTTTGTCAGCCTATCTACAGTTCGACAATCTGAATTTGCTCCTGCTATATCGAGATACGGATCTGGCTTTTGATAACCCGTATCAACGTAGCTTCTCCAACTATCAAAAATACAAGAGCTCAATTTTTGAAGATGAATACTATTTGCAGGATCCGATCTATGTCCATCTGTACGCTTCTGCTCCTCAGCCTCAGGCTGAAAGGGGTGTCTATCTTCGTTCTCGGTACCAGCTTCATCGTAGATTTCTGGTGACCACCGATTTTGATACCTGGACGCGTGTACCAGATGGAGCAAATTACCATCGGACAAAGATTCGCCTGGAGTATCGGCCGACCTTCAATTATCGGATCACTCTGAGTCATAAGTGGCAAAAGCGGGCAGAGTTTAATCTCTTTTCCCCCACAGGTTATGACAATATAGAAACGATCCTCATGTCTCGGTTCCGCTTATCCAAGTTTAATCAACTCAGTGTCCAATACACAAAAACATCCACCCTTTTCGATCCCAGAAAAAGGTTGGTCATTGATCTGGATGATGGCGCAAACTATTCATCTGACGTGGGTAACGCCTTGAGTCCCAGTGAAGCTTTAAATGTTGCTGTAACTCATAATGTAAATGAACGCTTCAGGATAAAAGCAGCGGTGACCGCCTATAAAGGATTTATCTGGACCTTTGAGGACACAGACTTCAGGGTCTTTAACTCTCTAGATGGAAATTTCCGCTACTGGATATCCACTTATAGCCGGTTGGGGAATCATTGGTCAATGAGACTTAAATATTCCCATGATAATGGATTGGCAACCACAAATTACGCATTTGGTGGTCCATCGGAAGACACCCGATCACCCCAAATGAATATCATAAACTGGTCAAAAAAATCTGATTTCAGATTCCAACTTGATTACGCCTTTTAGAGGTTAATGGTGAAAAGAAATAATATGAAAAACCAGCAAAAAATTTATGTAATCGGTCTTTTGACCTTCATCCTGACGCTAAGCGTCTCTGGACAAAGCTATTTCTCAGGCTTGGGTCTAACTCAAAATAATGGCTATGACGCCCGATCCAGCAGCATGGGCTTGTCACGCACTGCGCTTGATCAGGGTGCCTGGAGTGTTACAGGAAATCCGGCCCATTTAGCCAGTTCCAATGGGTTGAACCTCTCTATTTCGCTTCTGTTAAAGCAGATTAATGAGACGCGCAGCATTCCGGCAATCGATCAATTCAATGATGTTGTTACAAAAAATGTCTACGCAGCCAATAACAACACCAATAGCCACTACGCCTTTGCTGTTGATTATGGTTTTGAGAAATTCGCCATAGCTTACGCCTGGGCACCTGTCCATGATTTTTCTTATGCCTATTCCGAAGAGATCCGTAACAGCTTTTCATCCAGCTATTACAATCGCGATCTGATTGCAGGATATCATACTTATGAGATGAATGGTCAGATCTATGGCCACTATCTGGGATTTGCATCCACCTTCAAAGGATTATCCATGGGAGTTGGCCTGGTCAATTATGCCGCGAAGGATCTATCTATCCTAAAGGCGGTTTCGGTGTTATCCGTTGATGACGCTTTGGCCTCAGACACCTCGTATTCACACCTTTCCAGCTATTCCATCGATGAAGCGGGAATGGGCTTCAATATCGGGTTGACCTATAACATTACTCCCCACACTGCCTTGCATTATGTATTTGATAAAGCAGGTGATCTGAGTATTGATACGGATGGTCTTATCCCTTTTGCTGATTCAACCAAACGTTACCCTGAATATTTGCAGTCGGATTCAAGTTTGGTGTACACGATCTCGACGCCAGCGGTTCACCGTATGGGAATATCATTCTCTCCGGGACAAAAACAAAAAACCATCGCCAGTTTTGAAATGGAATTCCACGCGGGTCAATCGATCAGTTATTCCGACAGTATGAACGGCACGGATTCATTTGACTATCAGTTGGATAACTATGCCGTGTTCCATGTTGGTCTGGAACACTGGGCCAGTCCAACGCTACCCCTGCGGATCGGCTTTAGCTATGAAGAATCCCCAATTGACAAGGCTCTTTCCGTAACCCGTTTCACTGTGGGTGGCAGCTTGATCGTCAAACATTTTCAATTTGATCTGGGAGGGGACATTTCATCGCTTGGTTATACTTATCCGGATATATTTCCAAAAGCTTCTCGGGCAACCAATCCGGATCTCGAATCCATCAATGAAAGTGTGCTAAACTTGTATTTAACTGCCAGTTATCGTCTTCCATAGAGTATTCTTATGATTCAGAAACTATTTACAATCCTGATTCTCTTGATGTTGGTTGTATCGCTTCCTGCTGAGGAAATTTTGACCATCAATGTTCTTTTTACCAATGATATTCATGGAGCGATCCACGGGGGCAAAGCCTGGTTTATGAACCCCAGCTACCCTCCTGATCTGGGAGGTGGGGCAGCCATGTATCACTATGTCAAGGAGACCCGAGAACAGGCAGAGAAAAACGGTGAAGCTGTTCTGCTGCTGGATGCTGGAAACTTTTTTCAGGGCACATCAATCGGTATGATCGACTCTGGCAAAACCATGATCGACTGGATGAACCAGATGGAGTACGACGCACTGGTTCCCGGTACCCAGGATTTTATCATGGGCAGTGATAATTTGAACTCACGTGCTCAACAGGCTGCTTTTCCATTTATATCTGCAAATATTTCCGATTCCATGAATGGGCTGAGTCCCTACACGATCGTAGAACAGCAAGGAGCAAAAATTGCTGTTGTCGGTTTAACAACGTCTGCTCTTAAAAGTCAACTACTTCCCTGGAAAACGCTGGATCTCAACGTACACTCTGAGTTGGAAACAGCAAACCAGATCATGAGTGAACTGGATGGGAAGGATGTGGACATTGTTATCGGTCTGTGTCACCTGGGTGTTCCGTACAATAGAGACCAGGAATTTGAAGATTTTGAAACAGAATTGCTTCAAGATAGAGATGAAGCTGAGACTTGGAAAGAGGGGCTTAACTCTCTTGAATTTGCGCATCTGTTTGATGGCTTTTCAGTCATATTCTCAGGCGGAACCAACGCCGGTTACAACTCACCCTGGGAAGATCCGCTCACTCATACCACGGTCTATCAAGGCTACGGGAATGGCTCAAATATTGGTCATGCAATTTTGGATTTCGATATTGATACCGGACAATTATTGGCTGTAAGAAAACCGACTTACCGCGGAAATCTTATCACACTCACCGTTGATGATGTGAAACCTGATGAGAAAATGGCCGACTGGATTGCCTCCCGGTATAATGCTCTGGAAAAATCAGTACTTCCGGATATCAATAATTTGCAGGAAACCCCATCACAGGAAATTAGCTGGGACTCACGACCATTGGATGAGGATCAATTTCAGGTGGAAACCATCGGCAAGGAGATGTCTCTGGAAGCTGTGACCTGGAATATGGAATGGTTCCCCAAAGCCAATGATTCAACCCTGCAGGCCGTTGCTGAACTGATGCTGGATATCGGAGCCGATCTCTATGCTGTTCAGGAAATCGGTAAAATCAATGAATTCTCAAAATTGATGACTTACTTACCCGGGTATAACTTCGAAATTACCCGCCAGTCCAGCTTTTTTGATCAAGCTATTATCTATAATACTAAATATTTATCGGCAGTTGGTCGCGATGAACCTTTTGCAGACAACGATTACAATTTTGCTGGCCGACCACCCCTTAAAATCGATTTTCTATGGGAAAATGGAGATGTCAGGGAACTGGTCACAGTGATCAATCTGCACATGAAGTGCTGTGGTAATGGTTTGGCTCGTAGGAAAAAAGCAGCCGCTGAACTACATGAATATCTCATGGGGTATATAGATGCCGGCCTGAGCAATATCATTGTTCTAGGTGACTGGAATGATGATATTCTGGATCAGGGGATGGAGCAGAGTTTCAATATTTTCCTGAATGACACAGATAATTTTCAATGGGCGACCATGCAGATCGCTGGAGACGTAGAACAAGCTTCCTATCCGACCTGGCCCAGTTTTCTGGATCATATCCTCATTGGAAAAGGTTTTTTTAATGAGTTTGAGCAAGGTAGTCTTGTTCGGACGCTTCCCGTTGAGGAATGGTTGGGAGGTTGGGAAAACTATGAGTTGATCATATCTGATCATCGACCTGTTCTTCTGCAGCTCGACCTGTCACACTGAACCACCTTATCTAAACTTCGCCCATGATCCATCGTTTCGTATTCACACTTCTGATTGCGGTTTCTCTAATCGTTCTGACCACTTGTGCTCAACCGCTTGAGCCGAAACTACCTGAACCTGTAACAGAAACACCTCCAATCACTATCTCCTCTATCGATGATAGTGCCAGGATCAGTATCGTGACCTGGAATATTGAGCATTTCCCACAGGCTGGCAGTAAAACGACAGATCGGGTTGAACTGATCATGGATTCTCTGGATGCCGACTTTTACTGTCTCCAAGAGATCCAGAACAAGGGTGCTCTCGGGGATATTGTTGATAGTCTGGATCAATATTCCGTCATCATTTCTGATGAAACATCCTATTTGCACTTGGCGATTGTGTATAAGCAGGACTTTTTCCTGCCCGTGTTTACGGATAACCTGTTTGAGCACAATGACTATAATTTCGCCAGTCGTCCACCCCTGCTGGTCAGCTTTTTATATGAGCAGGAGGGTGTTGAGCAGGTCTTGAATGTTATCGATGTGCACATGAAGTGCTGTAATGACGGCATTGAGCGCAGGCATCAGGCATCTGCCATGCTACATGGTTATTTAACGACCATGATGGCTGCTGGAGATAGTAATTTTGTTATTCCTGGTGACTGGAATGATGACATCTACGATAGTGATGAATCCGGNNNNNNNNNNNNNNNNNNNNNNNNNNNNNNNNNNNNNNNNNNNNNNNNNNNNNNNNNNNNNNNNNNNNNNNNNNNNNNNNNNNNNNNNNNNNNNNNNNNNTATTAAGGTCAACTGTGCCCATTAATTGTTGCTCACTCAGGATCTTTACCAGATAGAGACCTAACGATTGGACTGAATCCCAGACTACTGGTTCGGGCACACCGACCCCATTATCGTGGACTTCAATTCTCATGTAATCATTTTCAAGCCGGGTGAATTTAATAGTTATCTGATTATTGGTTCCACCAGGGTTCGGAAAGGCATATTTCAAGGAATTAGTGATCAGTTCATTGATGATCAACCCGCAGGGGATGGCTAAATCAACCGAGAGGTTGATCCCCGGGATATCAGTTAATAATTGAATAGATGAATCGTCCAGTTTAAAGGCAACCTGCAACTCTTTGATAAGATTCTCAATGTAAACTGCAATATCGATATTGTTAAATTCGGGCGATCGATACAAAGCATCATGCACCAATGCCATAGAATTCACCCGATTGCGGAAATCATCTATGGTTTGGTAAATTTCTCCATCTTTCATACCAGCTTTTTGAAGCCCCAGAAGACTGGCAATGATCTGCAGGTTATTTTTCACTCGATGGTGAACCTCTTTCAGGAGCAGCTCTTTTTCAACCAGTGATTTTTCAATCAGCTCTCGATGGTGCACGATTTCAGTTACATCTTCCATGGATATCATAACTTGATTTATCGATCCTGCGATTTCTTTCAGAGGATAAAGTAGGATGTGCACTACTCTATTTTGCCCATCAGGAGCAGTAAAGGTTACTTCAGGAAGCTTGATAATCTCCCCTCCCAGTGCCTCATGAAAATGTTTCCCCAGTTCAAATTGTTGTGCTAGAGAATCCTGGTCAACCTGGTAGTCTCGAATGATATCATCGGTTTTTTCCGCTCCCCAGAGATCGACCCAACCCTGATTTAAATGAGTGATATTTCCTGCCACATTGTGGATAGCCATGGGTACTGGAGATAGAGAGATTACGGATCTAAAATAATCAGCCCGTTGACGTGCTTTGCGATGTGCTTTGCGGCGTGATTCTATCTGGGTATTGAGCTCAATATTGTGGCGTTTGAGCTCCTCTCCACGCTGAACCAGGAAAGCAGTGCGCATTCGTGAAATTTGTAAAATGGAAAGGCCGCTGAGCAAAACAATTCCGGCAATAAACCACCAGGTTTCATAAAACTCAGGCAGGATAACAATATCCAGTGAAGTTCCCACCTCATTCCAAACACCATCATTGTTGCTGCCCTTCACGTGTAAAGTATATTTACCAGGAGCAAGATTGGTGAATGTGACACTCCTCCGGTTGTTAATATTGCGCCATTTATCCTCAAAGCCTTCCATGAAATAGGTGTACTGATTATTCTCAGAGTAATAGTAATCCAAAGCTGAAAAGCGAACACTAAAGAATAGATCTTCAGGAAAAAGCTGAATCGTAGGATTCTCGGTAAGCGATCTTTCTAAAACCAATCGATCATGATAAAGTTTGTTTATCTCTATAGGGTAATTCATAATAGACAGGTCTGTAAAATGGATTGGCGGGATGTGCTTATTGTCGGTGATTTGAGTAGGATCAAAATAAGTTACCCCTTGAACCCCGCAAAAATACATCAAGCCATTTTCATCTACACAGCCACCAGGATTGAACTCTTTGCTTAAAACACCATCATCAACTCCGAATGACTTAAATAGTTTTTGTTCTTTGTCAAATCTGGCCAGTCCGTAATTGGTACTTAACCAGAGATGACCATGGATATCCTCAAAGATTTTATAGACCGCGGCATTAACCAGGCCCTGTTCAATGCCAAAATTCTCAAAGGTGTTGTTGAGTGGATCAAACTTGGTTAAACCACCTCCGTAGGTACCGAGCCAGATGAAGCCTGCATCATCCTCGTGAAAACACATGACATCATTATTAGGCAGGGCGTAGGGGTCACCGGGAACAGATTTGAATTGCTTTAATGAACCCTTTTCTTGATTATAACTGATCAAGCCCTCATTCTCAGCGCCGATCCACAACATGCCTCGTGAATCTTCAAACATTGAGTAGAATGAAATATCCCCCAGCGTGATATTATTTACAGCAGGCTCACAATGAATCTGAAATTGCATGGTCGCCGGATCCAGTTTAAAAAGACCTTCTTCCCAGCTGCCAAACCAGATGAATCCAGCCTGATCCTCGAAGATGGTAAGCAGGTATTGGCTGGGTAGACCACCAGGTTCCTGGGAGGCTTCAAGATGTTCAAAGCTGCTTTCACCGTTTCTGAGGACATCCAGAGTTGTGGAACCGGATATAACCCACAAATTGTTATTTTTATCAACCAGCATATCCTGAATTGCATTATCGCTAACGCTTCCCGGGTCATCCGGGTCGTGTTGGAAAACCTTAAAGCTTTGTGACTCAGGGTTGTATAATGATAAGCCAGTGGTCCAGGTTGCGATCCAAAAATTCCCTTTTTGGTCTGGCTCGATCTTTACAACCCGGTTGTCATGTAGACCGTCTGGGTCTAATGGGTCATAGCCGATTGTGTAAATCTTCTTACGATTTCGGACATATTTACCCACACCACCACTTGAGGTGGCCACCCAGATAATATCACCGTCATCATAAAGATGTTGGATCACATCATCGTTTAAAGCCGTGTCATCATAGATCTTACGGGCAATAGTTTCCAACAGGTTACCCTGGGTGTCCACGATCATGATGCCCTTGGAATCAGTTCCCAGCCAAATTCGATCCTGGTTCTCCTGGATCATGTAGTTGATACTGGTTTCCGGGTAGTCCGGATTGTTGGTAGAATGAATTCCATAATGAATAAAATTATCATTTTCCTGATCGTACTTTTCGAATCCACCCCAATTGGTTCCGATCCAGATCTGATACTCCCCACCATCAAAAGATTCGTAAATACAATTAACACTATTATCAAAAAGGCTGGTTGAGTCATTGGGATCGTATTTATAGGTTCGCAGGGCAAAAGTTTCCAGGTCAAGGACATTCAACCCATTAAGGGTGGGAATCCAGAGTTGATTGTTGTGATCCTCGAAAAGTGAATATACTATCGAGTCTGTGAGGGCGATATCATTTGAAATGAGATCTTGCACAGTTGATAGCTGACCTGTTACAGGGTCAAATCGGAAAAGGCCAGAGCCAGAGGTTCCCAACCAGATATACCCGTTGTGATCTTCAAGCAAACTGTAGATCGAGGCATCGCCAATAGTGAGACCGGCTGGTGATTCTTTCGGGTAATGGAGAAAACTTTCAGTTTCATAATCATATTTATTGAGACCAAAAACATAGGTTGCGACCCAAAGATCTCCGTGACTATCAACCAGGGTTGAAAAGATAGAACTGGAGTTAATAGATGTTGAATCAAGTGGATCATGGCGGAATACTTTGAAAGAGACACCATCATAGCGGTTCAGACCATCTTCGGTTCCAAACCACATGAAACCGTACTTATCCTGGGTAATAGTCATCACGTTGTTGAGGGAAAGACCATCATTAATATCGATGGTCTCAAATTGATAGGAAGGAATATCCTGACCAATAGCAACAGAGGCTAGAACGAGGAGAAGGAGAAGCTTAACAGAATCAATCATAAATTAATCAGAACGGGCTCGTTTATTAATTAGATATCCATATTCTAAGTTTAAATGCAAAATGCGTGTCAAATAATCAAAGTGAAGAAATATAGTGTCATTGAGCCAAGCTCCAAGAGAGAGATAGAACTAAACTCATAAAAAAGAAGGTTGGCAAACGTGAGATGATCAGACCGTTAGCCTGAAAAGTGAATGTCCCAGTTTTTTAAAGTATCTTCAGAAGCTCTCTGGCTGGCTTCCTTTTTGTTGCGACCTTCACCAAACCCAACCACAGTTTCATCAATTGAAACCTCGATCATGTATAAGGGATCATGATCGGGACCAGTTGTTTTGGTAACCTCATAGTGAGGGTTGCCCAATTTAAGTTGTTGACATTTTTCAGCTAATTGGCCCTTATGATTGAAGGACTGCAATTCTTCAGCATAGCCAGGTTTCCCAGCGATAACATTCTTTTTAACCCACTGTGCAGCAGCTTCATAACCCCTATCCATGTATATGGCGGCGATCAGAGATTCTGTTACATCAGCCATAATGGAGTCATTATCACGGTGCCCGCTGCGCCGGGTTGATTCGCTCAAGAGGATCCAACGACCCAGATCCAGGTGGGCTGCACATTCTGCCAGATAGCTGCCGTTGACCAGAATAGTACGATACTTGGTGAGGGTACCCTCGTTGAGATGCCGATGGGTTTTGAATAGGTAGTCAGAAACCACTAGCTGCAGGACTGCATCGCCCAGGAATTCC
This window contains:
- a CDS encoding helix-hairpin-helix domain-containing protein, which codes for MNKHFIRLGLHLVILIQVAFSTSLDINNADEASIMDLDTREEVKQALIEYIEETGPISSFYEIADLDQISPEDLVQLKSLISIYPKHQKNNSRLEDNYRKVEQWTSQEGASEGLIELWLDRLAEPININTASYEDIISFQNVTPVDAVAILNLREQMGEFRYQRALRNAVGLSYYGYRNLRDFVRFDDAPSGQWHLWYSTVMKTIPSTNSTDEEAASPISTNYPPDLLHKLSFSNSRHWKIGMVYNRHLGEENRVFEGTDIPEVKAALTLSDFDFGPVHLDRVILGSYNVTFGQGVVMENTDFRAPRRSGYGWQKRVPGIFTDLSRSQEYAFNGLGLQARLFDKIVFMGFASKKDRDAILNKDGESFSSLITLYPRQNMGFLDTLAQPMLNTVNEVTYGGHLRYEFLPGTFIGFSSYESLYDKELRPDPVGTIIDSTASHRYFTGIGNGADSEIEAMFASYAESPLWDAAQAHRRVMGVEFNTVIQNLALQGELGILDVDGSITDVANDPKALILSAYLQFDNLNLLLLYRDTDLAFDNPYQRSFSNYQKYKSSIFEDEYYLQDPIYVHLYASAPQPQAERGVYLRSRYQLHRRFLVTTDFDTWTRVPDGANYHRTKIRLEYRPTFNYRITLSHKWQKRAEFNLFSPTGYDNIETILMSRFRLSKFNQLSVQYTKTSTLFDPRKRLVIDLDDGANYSSDVGNALSPSEALNVAVTHNVNERFRIKAAVTAYKGFIWTFEDTDFRVFNSLDGNFRYWISTYSRLGNHWSMRLKYSHDNGLATTNYAFGGPSEDTRSPQMNIINWSKKSDFRFQLDYAF
- a CDS encoding two-component regulator propeller domain-containing protein, with translation MIDSVKLLLLLVLASVAIGQDIPSYQFETIDINDGLSLNNVMTITQDKYGFMWFGTEDGLNRYDGVSFKVFRHDPLDSTSINSSSIFSTLVDSHGDLWVATYVFGLNKYDYETESFLHYPKESPAGLTIGDASIYSLLEDHNGYIWLGTSGSGLFRFDPVTGQLSTVQDLISNDIALTDSIVYSLFEDHNNQLWIPTLNGLNVLDLETFALRTYKYDPNDSTSLFDNSVNCIYESFDGGEYQIWIGTNWGGFEKYDQENDNFIHYGIHSTNNPDYPETSINYMIQENQDRIWLGTDSKGIMIVDTQGNLLETIARKIYDDTALNDDVIQHLYDDGDIIWVATSSGGVGKYVRNRKKIYTIGYDPLDPDGLHDNRVVKIEPDQKGNFWIATWTTGLSLYNPESQSFKVFQHDPDDPGSVSDNAIQDMLVDKNNNLWVISGSTTLDVLRNGESSFEHLEASQEPGGLPSQYLLTIFEDQAGFIWFGSWEEGLFKLDPATMQFQIHCEPAVNNITLGDISFYSMFEDSRGMLWIGAENEGLISYNQEKGSLKQFKSVPGDPYALPNNDVMCFHEDDAGFIWLGTYGGGLTKFDPLNNTFENFGIEQGLVNAAVYKIFEDIHGHLWLSTNYGLARFDKEQKLFKSFGVDDGVLSKEFNPGGCVDENGLMYFCGVQGVTYFDPTQITDNKHIPPIHFTDLSIMNYPIEINKLYHDRLVLERSLTENPTIQLFPEDLFFSVRFSALDYYYSENNQYTYFMEGFEDKWRNINNRRSVTFTNLAPGKYTLHVKGSNNDGVWNEVGTSLDIVILPEFYETWWFIAGIVLLSGLSILQISRMRTAFLVQRGEELKRHNIELNTQIESRRKAHRKARQRADYFRSVISLSPVPMAIHNVAGNITHLNQGWVDLWGAEKTDDIIRDYQVDQDSLAQQFELGKHFHEALGGEIIKLPEVTFTAPDGQNRVVHILLYPLKEIAGSINQVMISMEDVTEIVHHRELIEKSLVEKELLLKEVHHRVKNNLQIIASLLGLQKAGMKDGEIYQTIDDFRNRVNSMALVHDALYRSPEFNNIDIAVYIENLIKELQVAFKLDDSSIQLLTDIPGINLSVDLAIPCGLIINELITNSLKYAFPNPGGTNNQITIKFTRLENDYMRIEVHDNGVGVPEPVVWDSVQSLGLYLVKILSEQQLMGTVDLN
- the rnc gene encoding ribonuclease III, which translates into the protein MKFLGKLFRKTRSELPISESFAQNLKAIENTLGYTFKEPHLLERALTHSSFASQNNIKYSYERLEFLGDAVLQLVVSDYLFKTHRHLNEGTLTKYRTILVNGSYLAECAAHLDLGRWILLSESTRRSGHRDNDSIMADVTESLIAAIYMDRGYEAAAQWVKKNVIAGKPGYAEELQSFNHKGQLAEKCQQLKLGNPHYEVTKTTGPDHDPLYMIEVSIDETVVGFGEGRNKKEASQRASEDTLKNWDIHFSG